TGAGCGATGATGACGATGCGGAAGATGGGAATTGCGAGAATTTTGATGGTGGGAAGAGCAAAAAGGGGTCTCCTTGGCAGCGAATGAAGTGGACAGACAATGTGGTTCAGCTTCTTATAGCTGTGGTGAGCTGTGTTGGGGACGATGGCACCATTAATGGCACGGATGGTCATAAAAGGAAATCCGGTGTCTTGCAAAAGAAGGGCAAGTGGAAAACCGTCTCCAAGATAATGATAAGCAAGGGTTGTCATGTGTCCCCGCAGCAGTGCGAGGACAAGTTTAACGACTTAAATAAGAGGTATAAGAGGTTAAATGATATACTTGGAAGGGGAACTTGTTGCCAAGTGGTTGAGAATCCTACACTGATGGATTCGATGCCAAACCTCTCGGCTAAGGCAAAGGATGATGTTAGAAAGATACTGAGCTCAAAACACCTGTTTTATAAGGAGATGTGTGCCTACCATAATGGGCAGAGGATACCAAACTTCCATGATCTTGACTTACAAGGTTATTCTTTGGATCATGGCAGGGACCCCAGAGATAACAATGCCTCTGAGGATGAAGCTGAGGATAACAAtgaaagtgatgatgatgatttggATAATGCACATGGGGATGGAGAGAGGGCGGATGAGTTCTGTCATAGAAGAAAATCGAGCGAGGAAGATTTCCATTTTTGGCCACAATCCATTGAG
This region of Arachis hypogaea cultivar Tifrunner chromosome 8, arahy.Tifrunner.gnm2.J5K5, whole genome shotgun sequence genomic DNA includes:
- the LOC112706646 gene encoding uncharacterized protein; protein product: MNSSGLGGSFLGGPGGGILDLEVPFHRHQQQSQMGHPSVTGQHHLNMRTDLENDHPIGLMELKGSNAGVNFGKGKGIASSNPANSNDLSDDDDAEDGNCENFDGGKSKKGSPWQRMKWTDNVVQLLIAVVSCVGDDGTINGTDGHKRKSGVLQKKGKWKTVSKIMISKGCHVSPQQCEDKFNDLNKRYKRLNDILGRGTCCQVVENPTLMDSMPNLSAKAKDDVRKILSSKHLFYKEMCAYHNGQRIPNFHDLDLQGYSLDHGRDPRDNNASEDEAEDNNESDDDDLDNAHGDGERADEFCHRRKSSEEDFHFWPQSIEMDKFEVEMARVFQDPTKSVRERREWIKIKMLQLQEQRVSYQVQALELEKQQFKWLRYCSKKDRELERLRLENERMKLENERRVLKLKQKEQETDLSRPEMSLDPASLGINRPQGREHFNFS